A genomic stretch from Glaciecola nitratireducens FR1064 includes:
- a CDS encoding iron-containing alcohol dehydrogenase, whose amino-acid sequence MLKFSFQNTTQILFGEGQIASVSKQIPSDAKVLVTYGGGSIKSNGVYDQVAAALSKHTWFEFSGIEPNPSYETLMKAQDIIKQNDIDFILAVGGGSVVDGSKFIAAAALFEGDDPWDIVSKQARIRKALPLACVLTLPATGSESNTGAVVTRDGNKLPFHSPLVRPIFAVLDPAVTLSLSERQIGNGVVDAFVHTMEQYLTYSVNAKVQDRFAEGLLLTLIEEGPKALSPETSKDLEVRGNIMWAATMALNGLIGAGVPQDWATHMIGHELTGTHGIDHARTLSIVLPGVMKVCKEAKRGKLLQYAERIWNVSDGDEDSRINRAIELTEQFFDTMQVPTRLSQVDLGAADIDLLIEKLTQHGMLKLGEHGDVTPDVSREILTAAL is encoded by the coding sequence ATGTTAAAGTTTAGTTTTCAAAACACGACTCAAATCCTTTTTGGTGAAGGTCAAATAGCATCAGTGAGTAAGCAGATCCCAAGTGATGCGAAAGTGTTAGTTACTTACGGTGGTGGTTCAATCAAAAGTAACGGCGTTTACGACCAAGTTGCCGCAGCATTATCTAAGCACACTTGGTTTGAATTTTCGGGCATAGAGCCAAATCCAAGCTATGAAACGTTGATGAAGGCACAAGATATTATCAAACAAAATGATATCGACTTCATTCTAGCGGTTGGCGGTGGCTCGGTGGTCGACGGCTCTAAGTTTATCGCTGCAGCAGCCTTGTTCGAAGGTGATGATCCTTGGGATATCGTGAGCAAACAAGCACGCATTCGCAAAGCCTTACCACTAGCATGCGTATTGACACTACCAGCAACAGGATCTGAGTCGAATACGGGTGCAGTAGTTACCCGTGATGGAAATAAACTGCCTTTCCATAGCCCGCTTGTTCGTCCTATATTTGCTGTTCTTGATCCAGCAGTGACATTGTCATTGTCAGAGCGTCAAATTGGCAACGGTGTTGTAGATGCTTTTGTTCATACCATGGAGCAATACCTTACTTATAGCGTGAATGCGAAAGTACAAGACCGTTTCGCTGAAGGGCTATTGCTTACCTTAATTGAAGAAGGACCAAAAGCACTCTCGCCAGAAACCTCGAAAGACTTAGAAGTTCGCGGCAATATTATGTGGGCAGCTACGATGGCACTGAATGGTTTAATTGGTGCGGGCGTACCGCAAGATTGGGCAACTCATATGATTGGCCATGAATTAACGGGCACCCACGGTATTGACCATGCACGTACTCTATCTATAGTGTTACCTGGCGTGATGAAAGTATGCAAAGAAGCCAAGCGTGGAAAATTGTTGCAGTATGCTGAGCGTATTTGGAACGTAAGCGATGGGGATGAAGATTCACGCATCAATCGTGCTATTGAATTAACAGAACAATTTTTCGATACCATGCAGGTGCCAACGCGTCTGTCTCAAGTTGATTTAGGTGCGGCTGATATTGATTTACTAATCGAAAAGTTAACGCAGCACGGAATGTTGAAATTGGGCGAACATGGAGATGTGACTCCCGATGTTAGCCGTGAAATATTAACGGCGGCGCTGTGA
- a CDS encoding lipase family protein gives MTTSYFKSIAEQEDALKIISLCLPTYRQAYSDRTAWIMAVMSEVVYVKFNPLFAVTKGIRDDKQFKSEYIKKYLIDTFNKMEKKDGFSILNMLRDKLSHDPEEAKKILEYQLAQLEFKVIDTFDCQGSQAMLVEHKDYLVLAFRGTETDSLRDIKADADANIIKCETQGMIHRGFYSAYNLIRQDIEIAIDKPELNKKPLYITGHSLGGALATVATKFTHHKGGLAACYTFGSPRVGNDDWINNIKTPIHRLVNAADCVTMLPPGDVLISISTFFFKLIPGPGYAISTWLKSKFGGYIHAGNMRYLSNCAPGDFDDVKVLYTVSFLYRMKALIYKSLPWSNLLSDHSISVYSKKLMIIAFKRNRKQMDEYIATQPTSKVKAAATKTAAAKNKARDKKDPT, from the coding sequence ATGACAACAAGCTACTTTAAATCCATTGCAGAGCAGGAAGACGCATTAAAAATTATTAGCTTATGCTTACCTACTTATCGACAAGCATACAGTGATAGGACAGCTTGGATCATGGCTGTTATGTCAGAGGTAGTGTACGTGAAGTTCAATCCCTTATTTGCCGTCACTAAAGGCATTCGTGATGACAAACAATTCAAATCTGAATATATTAAAAAGTATCTTATTGACACGTTTAATAAAATGGAAAAAAAGGACGGTTTCAGCATATTGAATATGCTGCGAGATAAATTGTCTCATGATCCTGAAGAAGCAAAAAAAATCCTTGAATATCAACTAGCACAATTAGAATTTAAAGTTATTGATACCTTCGATTGCCAAGGTTCACAGGCGATGTTGGTGGAACACAAAGACTACTTAGTGCTCGCCTTTAGGGGAACTGAAACAGACAGCTTGAGAGACATTAAGGCCGACGCCGACGCAAATATCATTAAATGTGAAACACAAGGGATGATCCACCGAGGTTTTTATTCGGCGTACAACTTAATTCGCCAGGATATTGAAATAGCGATTGATAAACCAGAGCTAAACAAAAAACCACTGTATATAACTGGTCATAGCCTTGGCGGCGCATTGGCGACAGTAGCCACTAAATTCACGCATCACAAAGGCGGCTTGGCAGCTTGCTATACATTTGGTTCTCCAAGAGTAGGGAACGACGACTGGATCAACAACATCAAAACTCCTATACACCGCTTAGTCAATGCGGCGGACTGCGTCACTATGTTACCACCAGGTGATGTTTTGATATCAATTTCAACATTTTTTTTCAAACTGATCCCCGGGCCGGGATACGCCATTTCAACGTGGCTAAAAAGTAAGTTTGGAGGCTACATTCATGCAGGAAACATGCGTTACTTGAGCAATTGTGCTCCGGGTGATTTTGACGATGTGAAGGTACTCTACACCGTCAGCTTTTTATATAGAATGAAAGCGCTTATCTATAAATCATTGCCTTGGTCGAACCTACTGTCAGATCATTCGATATCAGTGTATAGCAAAAAACTCATGATCATTGCATTTAAGCGTAACCGCAAGCAGATGGATGAATATATCGCCACACAACCCACATCTAAAGTAAAGGCTGCAGCAACAAAAACAGCAGCCGCGAAAAACAAAGCAAGGGATAAAAAGGATCCGACTTAA
- a CDS encoding malate synthase produces MNMPIANANRLEIQKQSFAPELVTPFNEMAQHATSDVLNNTLKPSEMLDQHFALQNGSHKDVKQYVVYFRHIMAFFADGSHCGLDKPKQFVAFLGCKESPESIVLKENNVHIELVLNTRNGISQDGAATRIEIPTQSTFTSTIDDDYFVA; encoded by the coding sequence ATGAATATGCCAATCGCTAACGCCAATCGCTTAGAAATTCAAAAGCAATCATTTGCACCAGAGCTAGTGACTCCTTTTAACGAAATGGCTCAGCATGCAACTTCAGATGTGCTTAACAACACCCTTAAGCCAAGTGAGATGTTAGACCAACACTTTGCACTGCAAAACGGCTCACATAAAGACGTGAAACAATACGTTGTGTATTTCCGCCACATAATGGCATTTTTTGCAGATGGCAGTCACTGTGGCTTGGATAAGCCAAAACAGTTTGTTGCGTTTTTAGGGTGTAAAGAAAGCCCAGAATCAATAGTGCTAAAAGAAAACAACGTGCATATCGAACTAGTGCTTAATACCCGCAATGGCATTAGCCAAGATGGAGCGGCTACTCGCATTGAAATTCCGACGCAAAGTACCTTCACGTCAACTATTGATGATGACTATTTTGTTGCCTAG
- a CDS encoding LysR family transcriptional regulator, which yields MNLHFEQLKSMVVFAQVVEQGNFTAAAKHVGLSRAVVSYHIKKLESQLGVKLLNRSTRSISLTEAGAEYYQSCRIIAERATTANQQIENLKNEPEGLLKVTCPVNVGLQMVVPALNNFRRLYPKIELDVMLSDEVVNILQEGIDLAIRGAPLPDSGLQALKLSTLETCLCGSPDYFKKRGRPMVPADLQQHDWVVYKMTSGAVELTKGSLSYSVAVKGGISTNNAAARTAFIEGGHGLGRIPVYDARPKIQAGSLELVLEDYKLKDIDIYGVFPPGSATSKKLRLLLDYLKAYFIKIERQTPNVMPNGRR from the coding sequence ATGAATTTACATTTTGAACAACTCAAAAGTATGGTGGTCTTTGCCCAAGTTGTGGAGCAAGGCAACTTCACGGCGGCTGCGAAACATGTCGGCTTGTCGCGCGCAGTAGTGAGTTATCACATTAAAAAGCTAGAATCACAGCTTGGAGTGAAACTGCTCAATCGCTCAACTCGATCGATTTCATTAACTGAAGCAGGTGCGGAGTATTACCAATCTTGTCGAATTATTGCTGAGCGAGCTACCACGGCAAATCAGCAAATTGAAAACCTGAAAAACGAACCTGAAGGCCTGCTGAAAGTCACATGTCCAGTGAATGTCGGTTTACAAATGGTAGTACCGGCACTCAATAACTTTCGCCGCCTATATCCTAAAATAGAGCTTGATGTCATGTTGAGCGACGAAGTTGTGAATATCTTGCAAGAAGGTATTGATCTCGCGATTCGTGGTGCGCCACTGCCCGACTCGGGTTTACAGGCGCTTAAGCTTTCGACCCTAGAAACCTGCTTGTGCGGCTCGCCTGATTATTTTAAGAAACGAGGTCGCCCGATGGTTCCCGCCGACCTGCAGCAGCACGATTGGGTCGTGTATAAAATGACGTCGGGAGCAGTTGAACTAACAAAGGGTAGTCTTTCATATAGCGTTGCAGTAAAAGGCGGTATCAGCACCAATAATGCAGCCGCACGCACTGCGTTTATTGAGGGTGGTCATGGCTTAGGTAGGATCCCAGTGTACGACGCCAGACCTAAAATTCAAGCCGGTAGTTTAGAGCTTGTTTTGGAGGACTATAAGCTTAAAGATATCGATATTTATGGCGTATTCCCCCCAGGCAGTGCTACTTCAAAGAAGCTGCGCCTGCTGCTCGATTATTTAAAAGCATACTTCATCAAAATTGAGCGCCAAACACCAAATGTGATGCCAAATGGTAGGCGCTAA
- a CDS encoding DNA-J related domain-containing protein, translating to MPNKHDELQVLLQDILSTFKAQFIEGVSEFEIITQLKKPPYSLFDDNALRDPLMLFQTHFVLFHSLYHLRNEWRAQSIGELNIGATLIKLQPTLSFDAALQVADPLGDYYLDWNNFSATDEAGVEDLLNRFWQAMAGGDMQYCVSQEALNEASFALQIDSLEGLSLIQLKQQYRKLQHANHPDKGGSVEDSQRVLQAYTTLHKYISNKQSQ from the coding sequence TTGCCCAATAAACATGACGAACTTCAGGTTCTGTTGCAAGACATTTTAAGCACTTTCAAAGCTCAATTTATTGAGGGAGTAAGTGAGTTTGAGATAATAACGCAGCTAAAGAAGCCGCCTTATTCGTTGTTTGACGATAATGCGCTGCGTGACCCGCTCATGTTATTCCAGACTCATTTTGTGCTATTTCACTCCTTATATCATTTGCGTAACGAGTGGAGAGCACAGAGTATCGGTGAGTTGAACATCGGTGCAACGCTAATTAAGCTACAGCCTACATTGTCGTTTGATGCCGCTTTGCAAGTAGCAGATCCGCTGGGTGATTATTATCTTGATTGGAACAACTTTAGCGCCACCGATGAGGCTGGCGTTGAAGATTTGCTTAACCGCTTTTGGCAGGCAATGGCGGGTGGGGACATGCAATACTGCGTTTCGCAAGAAGCGCTAAACGAGGCAAGCTTCGCCCTTCAAATTGACTCGCTTGAAGGTTTGTCTTTAATCCAACTCAAACAACAATATCGAAAGTTACAGCATGCAAACCATCCAGACAAAGGCGGGAGCGTAGAAGATTCGCAGCGAGTGTTGCAAGCTTATACAACGCTGCATAAATATATATCTAATAAACAAAGCCAATAA
- a CDS encoding type 1 glutamine amidotransferase domain-containing protein → MNSQTTTKHILMVLTSHAELGNTGEKTGFWVEEFAAPYYAFIDAGMKVSLVSPAGGQPPVDPKSEQEDFQTPSTKRFDEDNKAKDLVANTLKLAEVDAADYDAVFYPGGHGPMWDLTENAVSISLIESFITANKPIAAVCHAPSAFLNVKDASGEYFVKDKAVTGFTNGEEEAVQLTDIVPFLLEDELIKRGGKYQKVDDWNAFAIQDGLLITGQNPASSELAAKKLLAALA, encoded by the coding sequence ATGAATTCACAAACTACAACCAAGCACATCTTAATGGTATTAACGTCACATGCAGAACTCGGCAATACTGGTGAAAAGACAGGTTTCTGGGTAGAAGAATTTGCAGCACCATACTATGCCTTCATTGATGCGGGTATGAAAGTGAGCTTAGTTTCTCCAGCAGGCGGTCAGCCCCCAGTCGACCCAAAGAGTGAACAAGAAGATTTTCAAACGCCATCAACCAAGCGTTTCGATGAAGATAACAAAGCAAAAGATTTAGTGGCTAATACACTTAAGCTTGCAGAGGTCGACGCCGCGGATTACGATGCCGTTTTCTATCCTGGTGGTCATGGACCAATGTGGGATCTTACTGAAAACGCCGTGTCAATTTCACTAATTGAAAGCTTTATTACTGCCAATAAGCCTATCGCTGCGGTATGTCACGCACCGTCGGCATTTTTGAATGTTAAGGACGCTTCCGGCGAGTATTTTGTTAAAGACAAAGCGGTAACAGGCTTTACGAATGGTGAAGAAGAAGCCGTTCAGTTAACCGATATTGTACCTTTCTTACTAGAAGATGAATTGATTAAGCGAGGCGGTAAATATCAAAAAGTTGACGATTGGAACGCTTTTGCAATTCAAGACGGCCTATTAATTACCGGACAAAACCCTGCAAGTTCAGAACTAGCTGCAAAAAAATTATTGGCAGCCTTGGCATAA
- a CDS encoding EAL domain-containing protein has protein sequence MDFNNQEFTILAVDDTGIFLDIIENAVSHMGKFIRAENGEIALVKAREYKPDIILLDIELPDINGLEVARQLKSNPITNSATIIFITAHDQFSNELEAFFQGGVDFISKPINNELIQARVRTHLSLINKTRQLRKAHDELAKFVARRNIFISYWSYDLINIYNNDVDGKWFDKSANDIVGHSLISLFNNSDGNAIAAAIHTNLVKKAGPFEFSFTNYQNRNKRVHVSLIDERAFENQDGFLMIMTEIDDDNTSGQEWQLEKSKFTESLTAVIDGVITTDTMGRITYANSAAERLIGLSSNVLMLQNIDTAIHLVDKNTNERLVSPVNYALSERCKTNPYADSMLVSENGRRYEIEDSASPVFDENNELIGSVLVFRDVTQKREDEQRIFHLSNHDALTGLPNRTLLMDRGSQAIKDAHRNNCAVAMLMINIDRFQQVNDKHGYVVGDKVLQRVAKLLGLILRSYDTISRQGGDEFVVILPKISDNVNIAEFCTRIKSDFAQRWKTKEFAFDLTLCIGVSMYPVDCDDVHQLYQKAHTAMHEAKRIGKDSISFFSKELELKAKQQQQQIAKLQEAIKNDEIILFYQPKVDAKTSEILGFEALARWPQKDGSMIFPDAFIPLTEETKLIIPLGESLLKQACAQTVEWQKQYPKLHVSVNVSPVQFTSQLIETVNKVIIDTGIEPEFLELEITESVLLNDEHSLTTFNELKKLGIKISIDDFGTGYSSLSYIKKYALDVLKIDQSFVRNMFEEKIDITIIQTIITLAKNLEINLIAEGVETKRHADLLSDLGCDILQGYYFGRPVSREETSRILATSRFIKP, from the coding sequence ATGGACTTTAATAATCAAGAATTCACCATCCTAGCCGTCGATGATACGGGGATATTCTTAGACATCATCGAAAATGCCGTATCTCATATGGGTAAGTTCATTCGTGCTGAAAACGGCGAAATAGCGCTAGTAAAAGCGAGAGAATATAAACCAGACATTATTCTACTGGATATCGAACTACCCGATATAAACGGACTAGAAGTAGCGCGGCAACTAAAATCCAACCCCATTACTAATTCTGCAACGATTATCTTTATTACTGCGCACGATCAATTTAGCAACGAATTGGAAGCATTCTTCCAAGGCGGCGTTGACTTTATATCTAAACCTATCAACAACGAGTTAATTCAAGCACGAGTGCGCACTCACCTATCGTTAATTAACAAAACAAGGCAGTTGCGTAAAGCACATGACGAATTAGCAAAGTTTGTTGCACGACGTAACATTTTCATTTCTTATTGGTCATATGATCTCATTAATATCTACAACAACGATGTTGATGGTAAATGGTTCGATAAAAGCGCCAACGACATAGTTGGGCATTCACTAATATCTTTATTTAACAATAGCGATGGCAATGCAATCGCCGCTGCCATTCATACAAATCTAGTTAAAAAAGCTGGGCCGTTTGAATTTTCGTTTACAAATTATCAGAACCGCAATAAACGCGTCCATGTGTCATTGATTGATGAGAGAGCATTTGAAAACCAAGATGGTTTTTTAATGATAATGACTGAAATTGATGACGACAATACTTCAGGCCAAGAGTGGCAACTGGAAAAAAGTAAGTTTACTGAATCATTAACTGCAGTTATTGATGGCGTGATCACGACAGATACCATGGGCAGAATTACTTATGCAAACTCCGCCGCAGAGCGCCTGATCGGATTAAGCTCTAACGTGCTCATGCTCCAGAATATTGATACCGCCATACATTTAGTCGACAAAAATACCAATGAGCGACTAGTCAGTCCCGTCAATTATGCCCTTAGTGAGCGTTGTAAAACCAATCCTTACGCCGACTCAATGTTAGTGAGTGAGAATGGAAGACGATATGAAATTGAAGATTCAGCATCACCTGTTTTCGATGAAAATAACGAATTAATTGGGTCTGTTCTTGTGTTTAGAGACGTCACCCAAAAACGCGAGGACGAGCAACGCATATTCCATCTATCTAATCATGATGCGCTCACTGGGCTGCCTAATCGAACATTGCTAATGGATCGAGGTTCACAAGCAATTAAGGATGCCCACAGAAACAATTGCGCAGTAGCCATGCTGATGATTAACATTGACCGCTTTCAGCAGGTCAATGATAAACACGGCTATGTCGTTGGTGACAAAGTGTTGCAACGTGTCGCGAAATTACTCGGATTAATACTGAGAAGTTACGATACCATTAGCCGTCAGGGCGGAGACGAATTTGTCGTGATATTGCCGAAGATTTCGGATAACGTTAACATCGCTGAGTTTTGCACCCGAATTAAATCTGACTTTGCCCAGCGATGGAAAACCAAAGAGTTTGCTTTCGACCTGACACTTTGTATCGGTGTTAGCATGTATCCTGTGGATTGTGATGACGTACATCAGCTATATCAAAAAGCTCACACCGCGATGCATGAAGCGAAGCGAATAGGAAAAGACAGCATCAGTTTTTTCTCTAAAGAATTAGAATTAAAAGCTAAACAGCAGCAACAGCAAATAGCCAAACTTCAGGAGGCTATAAAGAACGATGAAATAATATTGTTCTATCAACCTAAAGTGGATGCGAAGACGTCAGAGATACTCGGCTTCGAAGCTTTGGCTCGCTGGCCTCAAAAAGATGGCAGCATGATTTTCCCTGACGCTTTTATACCCCTTACTGAAGAAACAAAGTTAATCATTCCCTTGGGCGAGTCACTTTTAAAGCAGGCTTGTGCGCAAACTGTAGAATGGCAAAAGCAATATCCTAAACTGCATGTTTCAGTAAATGTATCTCCTGTGCAATTTACTTCTCAATTGATAGAAACTGTGAACAAAGTAATAATTGACACTGGAATTGAGCCGGAATTCCTTGAACTCGAGATTACAGAATCGGTGCTTTTAAATGACGAGCATTCACTCACGACCTTTAATGAGCTTAAAAAGCTTGGCATAAAAATATCAATAGACGATTTTGGCACCGGTTATTCGAGCCTTTCATATATCAAGAAGTATGCGCTTGATGTGCTTAAAATAGATCAGAGTTTCGTCAGAAATATGTTTGAAGAGAAAATCGATATTACGATTATTCAAACAATAATTACCCTCGCTAAGAATCTTGAAATTAACTTAATTGCAGAAGGTGTTGAAACTAAAAGACACGCTGACTTACTGAGTGATTTAGGCTGTGACATCCTTCAAGGTTATTATTTTGGACGCCCCGTTTCTAGAGAAGAGACTTCTCGAATTTTAGCTACATCACGATTTATAAAACCCTAA
- a CDS encoding MDR family oxidoreductase: MFKGILIDKVDDKYTVQLQDIDDAVLPEGDVDIDVMYSTLNYKDGLAITGKSPVVRRFPMIPGIDLVGTVTKSTANNFSAGDTVLLNGFGVGETHCGGLAQKARLKSEWLISLPSGMTPEHAMAIGTAGYTAMLCVIALEKNGVTPESGEILVTGANGGVGSFAITILSKLGYKVVASTGRMNETDYLTKLGASEVIDRNTLSEPGKPMVRERWAGAVDSVGSHTLANVCASTKYGGTVAACGLAQGMDFPASVAPFILRGITLNGIDSVMRPIADRVEAWERLANILTPEDFADISTFIGLGKVIETAEQLLEGKVRGRVVVDVNKS, from the coding sequence ATGTTTAAAGGTATTTTAATAGACAAAGTTGACGATAAATACACGGTCCAACTGCAAGATATTGACGACGCAGTTTTACCTGAAGGCGATGTCGATATTGACGTAATGTACAGCACATTGAACTATAAAGACGGCTTGGCGATCACAGGTAAAAGCCCCGTTGTGCGTCGCTTTCCTATGATACCAGGAATAGATTTGGTGGGTACTGTTACTAAATCTACTGCAAATAATTTTAGCGCAGGTGATACGGTTCTGCTTAATGGCTTTGGTGTAGGAGAAACACACTGCGGCGGTTTGGCTCAGAAAGCCCGCTTGAAAAGCGAGTGGCTTATTTCTCTGCCAAGCGGCATGACCCCAGAGCATGCAATGGCAATTGGTACTGCAGGTTATACCGCAATGCTGTGTGTTATTGCACTAGAGAAAAATGGTGTCACCCCTGAGTCTGGCGAAATATTAGTGACCGGTGCAAATGGCGGAGTTGGAAGTTTTGCTATTACTATACTTTCAAAACTTGGCTACAAAGTTGTTGCATCGACTGGCCGAATGAATGAAACCGATTATTTAACCAAGTTAGGTGCAAGTGAAGTCATTGATCGTAATACACTGTCTGAGCCTGGCAAGCCTATGGTCAGAGAACGTTGGGCTGGGGCCGTCGACTCCGTTGGAAGTCATACCTTAGCCAATGTATGTGCTAGTACTAAATATGGCGGCACAGTCGCTGCGTGTGGCCTTGCCCAAGGCATGGACTTTCCTGCTAGTGTTGCGCCTTTCATTTTGCGAGGAATTACGCTTAATGGCATAGATAGCGTTATGCGTCCTATTGCGGATAGAGTTGAAGCTTGGGAGCGATTAGCTAACATCCTAACGCCAGAAGATTTTGCAGATATCTCTACCTTTATCGGTCTTGGTAAAGTGATCGAGACGGCAGAGCAACTGCTTGAAGGCAAGGTAAGAGGGCGAGTCGTAGTTGATGTCAACAAAAGCTAG
- a CDS encoding metal-dependent hydrolase family protein, with protein sequence MKTTKICCWFTALTFLMALNNQAIAQQTLINADALLNVETGKLVKNVSVLVEENRIIKVSQQGDINAKNAKVVDLTGMTLVPGLMDMHVHLSSDAEDNFLAAKGNSVPRVTVKAVKNAEITLLAGFTTVRNLGAKGYSVIGVRDGINAGEIPGPRIWAAGYSVGVTGGHCDDNFSPPEAQSKSTGVADGPWAVRAKVRENIKYGANTIKVCATGGVFSKGTKVGIQQLTEQEIAAAVEEAHMRGLVAAAHAHGTSGIKAAIRAGIDSIEHCSFLDDEAIELALKMGTYFSCDIYNTEYTLAFGEANGVPEENINKEKLVSKAQRDSFTKAVKAGVKMVFGSDAAIYPHGDNGKQFSRMVRFGMTPLQAIQAATINSATLLKQEAELGQIKEGFLADIVAVKSNPLEDISVLESVSFVMKNGVIYKQ encoded by the coding sequence ATGAAAACAACAAAGATTTGTTGCTGGTTTACGGCTCTTACCTTTTTAATGGCTTTGAACAATCAAGCAATCGCTCAACAAACACTTATTAACGCTGACGCATTACTCAACGTAGAAACAGGTAAGTTAGTGAAAAATGTATCTGTTCTTGTTGAAGAAAATAGAATCATTAAGGTAAGTCAACAAGGCGATATCAACGCGAAAAACGCCAAAGTAGTCGACTTGACTGGGATGACCTTAGTTCCCGGCTTAATGGATATGCACGTGCACCTAAGCAGCGACGCAGAAGATAACTTTCTAGCCGCTAAAGGCAACTCAGTCCCACGAGTAACAGTAAAAGCGGTGAAAAACGCAGAAATAACGCTACTGGCCGGTTTCACGACAGTAAGAAACTTAGGCGCTAAAGGTTACTCCGTTATTGGCGTTCGAGACGGTATTAATGCAGGAGAAATTCCTGGGCCAAGAATTTGGGCCGCCGGATATTCGGTAGGCGTTACGGGTGGTCACTGCGACGATAACTTCTCTCCACCTGAAGCGCAGAGTAAATCGACAGGGGTAGCTGATGGTCCTTGGGCTGTGAGAGCTAAAGTACGTGAAAATATCAAGTACGGAGCCAATACCATTAAAGTTTGTGCTACCGGCGGCGTATTTTCAAAAGGCACAAAAGTAGGTATTCAACAACTGACCGAACAAGAAATTGCCGCTGCCGTAGAAGAAGCACATATGCGTGGTTTAGTTGCCGCTGCTCATGCCCATGGCACCAGCGGTATTAAAGCAGCCATTCGCGCAGGAATTGACTCAATTGAGCACTGCAGCTTTTTAGACGATGAAGCAATTGAATTAGCCCTGAAAATGGGCACTTACTTTTCATGCGACATTTATAACACGGAATACACACTCGCGTTTGGTGAGGCTAACGGCGTTCCTGAAGAAAACATCAATAAGGAAAAGTTAGTGTCAAAGGCGCAACGCGACAGTTTCACGAAAGCCGTTAAGGCTGGCGTTAAGATGGTGTTTGGTTCCGACGCAGCTATTTATCCTCATGGCGATAACGGCAAACAGTTTTCGCGCATGGTCCGCTTCGGTATGACTCCTCTGCAAGCTATACAAGCAGCTACTATTAATAGTGCAACGCTACTTAAGCAAGAGGCTGAACTTGGCCAAATAAAAGAGGGGTTTTTAGCAGACATTGTTGCAGTAAAAAGTAACCCTTTGGAAGATATTTCAGTGTTAGAAAGCGTTTCGTTTGTCATGAAAAATGGCGTTATTTATAAGCAATAA
- a CDS encoding GDSL-type esterase/lipase family protein produces the protein MQIPLSCIPTKRSEEWWLQRHTEKLAEKTKSANPIDLIFIGDSIVHAWELEGKSAWQAHFSHLSTLNLGYAGDRTEHALWRIQNGELDNVNAKFVVLLIGTNNAGHRHDKPEEIASGIKSLIRLIRDKVPNCKIVLTAIFPRSRNKHKRMRKIVDTTNDIIRTFADDNSVIWFNINANFLDADGVLHETVMPDLLHPNALQYEIWGKTLGKLLRSFAKTGTL, from the coding sequence ATGCAAATCCCTTTGTCATGTATCCCAACAAAACGAAGTGAAGAATGGTGGTTACAGCGCCACACTGAAAAACTCGCTGAAAAAACCAAAAGCGCAAACCCCATTGACCTCATTTTTATCGGTGACTCTATTGTTCATGCATGGGAACTTGAGGGTAAATCGGCTTGGCAGGCTCATTTCAGTCATTTAAGCACATTGAATTTGGGCTACGCGGGTGATCGCACAGAGCACGCTTTATGGCGCATCCAGAACGGTGAGCTTGATAATGTAAACGCCAAGTTTGTGGTTTTACTTATTGGCACAAACAATGCTGGCCACCGCCATGATAAACCTGAAGAAATAGCTTCAGGCATAAAATCTCTTATCCGTTTAATACGCGACAAAGTCCCCAACTGCAAAATTGTGTTAACCGCTATATTTCCGCGCAGCAGAAATAAACATAAGCGAATGCGTAAAATCGTCGATACCACTAATGACATCATTCGAACATTTGCAGATGATAATTCGGTAATCTGGTTCAACATAAACGCTAATTTTCTTGATGCAGATGGTGTTTTACACGAAACAGTAATGCCCGACTTGCTTCATCCTAACGCATTGCAGTACGAAATTTGGGGAAAAACATTAGGTAAGTTATTGCGATCATTTGCAAAAACAGGCACATTATAG